The following are from one region of the Juglans regia cultivar Chandler chromosome 10, Walnut 2.0, whole genome shotgun sequence genome:
- the LOC109005292 gene encoding B2 protein-like: protein MSMINDTTISNLASGSTLWQYGSEFQFHQAVATADDYHRWRSVASRLAFDNELRMAERYANTDDDGHCRKNHFPDMLLKFSDMKIQHPFHVQQPDKWHKTLPPAEVLPRNEVLGGFIFVCNNETMQEDLRRQLFGLPQKYKDSVRAITPGLPLFLYNYTAHQLHGLFQAVSFGGSNIDPTAWEDKKCKGESRFPAQVRIRIKKKCKPLEEDAFRPILHHYDGPKFRLQLTVPEALGLLDLFTEEDLYKDT, encoded by the exons atgTCAATGATTAATGACACTACCATTAGTAACCTTGCTAGTGGAAGCACTCTGTGGCAATATGGTAGTGAATTCCAATTCCATCAAGCAGTGGCCACTGCGGATGATTATCACAGATGGAGGTCAGTGGCATCAAGGCTTGCATTtgacaatgaattgagaatggcAGAAAGATATGCAAACACAGATGATGATGGTCATTGTAGAAAGAATCATTTTCCCGACATGTTACTCAAGTTTTCTGACATGAAAATCCAGCATCCTTTTCATGTGCAGCAGCCTGATAAGTGGCACAAGACGCTGCCCCCTGCAGAAGTGCTGCCGAGGAATGAGGTCTTGGGAGGCTTCATTTTTGTATGCAACAATGAAACAATGCAAGAGGATCTCCGTCGCCAACTCTTTG GGCTGCCTCAGAAATATAAGGACTCTGTTAGGGCAATAACCCCTGGCCTACCCCTTTTCCTTTACAACTACACAGCACACCAGCTGCATGGATTGTTCCAG gcTGTGAGTTTTGGAGGGTCAAACATTGACCCAACAGCATGGGAAGACAAGAAGTGCAAAGGAGAATCAAGATTTCCAGCAcag GTTAGAATTCGAATCAAGAAGAAATGCAAACCATTAGAAGAAGATGCATTTAGGCCAATTTTGCACCACTACGATGGCCCAAAGTTCCGGTTGCAGCTCACGGTGCCGGAG GCACTTGGATTGTTAGACTTGTTTACAGAAGAGGATCTTTACAAGGATACATAG